The following is a genomic window from Vicinamibacteria bacterium.
GAAGCCGCGCCCGAAGGTGGCAAGCACGAGGTCGTTCTCCCGCCTCTGGATCTCCAGGTGCCGGACGGCGATCGTAGGCAGGTTGCCCTTGAGGCGCACCCAACGCTTGCCTCCGTCAACGGTGACGTAGAGCCCGAACTCCGTCCCTGCGAAGAGCAAGTCGGGCTTTTGATGGTCTTCGGCCACGGTATAGACCGTTCCCCGCTCCGGGAGGTCCCCGCTGATCGACGTCCAGGTCTTGCCGCGGTCGGCGCTCTTCAGGAGGTAGGGCTTGAAGTCTCCTTTCTTGTGATTGTCGAAGGCGGCATAGACCGTGTCGGTGTCGTGCCGGGAGGCCTGGAGGTCGGACACATAGGTATCCTCGGGTACGCCCAGGATGCGCTCGATCCTGCGCCAGGTACCGCCGGCGTCGTCGGTGACCTGGATGAGGCCGTCGTCGCTACCCACGTAAAGGAGGCCCTCCTTCTTGGGAGATTCGGTGAGGGAGACGAGGTTGCCGTAGAAGGACGTGGAGGCGTTCTTGGCGACTGCGTCCGCGCTCCACACCCGGCCCATCACCTTGAGCTTGTTGCGGTCGATCTGGCGCGTGAGATCGCCGCTCACCGGGCGCCAGGACTCGCCCCGGTCGTCGCTTCTAAAAAGCCGCTGAGCAGCGAAGTAGATGCGGGTGTGGGAGTGGGGGCTGATGATGAGCGGCGCGTCCCAGTTGAGCCGAAGCGGGGGCTCCCCCGGCGCCGGCTGGGGCCGGATGTCTAGGCGTTCGCCGGTGCGGCGGTCGAAACGCGCCAGGCCCCCGTTCTGGGACTCGGCGTAAACGACGTTCGGGTCGTCGGGGTCGACCTGGGGCTTGAAGCCGTCGCCTCCGAGGGCCACGAACCAGTCGGAGTTCAGGATCCCGTGCGCGGTCGAGGTCCGGGAGGGGCCGCCGAGAGTGAAGTTGTCCTGGGTACCGCCATAGACGCTGTAAAAAGGCTGTGCGTTGTCGAGCGCCACCCGGTAGAACTGCGTTATGGGCAGGTTGGCCTTGAAGCTCCACGTGGCCCCGCGGTCGAAGGTCTCATAAAGACCTCCGTCGCAGCCGGCCAGAATGTAGTCCGTGTTCTCGGGATTGATCCAGAGCGTGTGGTTGTCGACGTGTTTCGCGCGCTCTCCCAGCTTCTTGAAGGTCTTCCCTCCGTCCTCGGTCACCTGTATCCAGACGTCCACGGAATACACCCGGTCCACCTTTTTCGGGTCGGCGAAGATGCGGTTGTAGTACTGGGGGCTCGAAGCGCCGTGGTCGCTCATCTTCTCCCAGTTGGCCCCGCCGTCGGTGGAGCGATGGAAGCCACCGGCTTTGTCCGAGGCCTCCACGATCGCGTAGATTACGTCCGGCCGGGCGGGGGAAATGGCCAGGCCGATGCGGCCCATGTCCGTCTTGGGCAGTCCGTTTTCGAGCTTCCTCCAGTTCGCACCGGCGTCCACGGACTTGTAGATGCCCGATTCGGGACCTCCGTCGATGAGCGTCCAGACGTGTCGGCGGCGCTGGTAGGCGCTTGCGTAGAGCACGTCGGGGTCGCGGGGGTCCATCAAGACGTCGTTTACCCCCGTGTTCTCGCTGATCTTGAGGACCGCCTTCCAGGTCTTGCCGCCGTCCGTAGTCTTGTAGAGCCCGCGGTCGCCGCCCGGCGCCCAGAGGGGGCCTTGAGCGGCCACGTACACGGTCTGGGAGTCCCGGGGATCGATGAGTATCTTGCTTGTGTGCTCCGAGGCCTTGAGGCCGAGGTTCTCCCACTTCTTGCCCCCGTCTAGGGAGCGGTAGACGCCGTCGCCGTAGCCCACGCTGCGCTGGGAGTTGTTCTCCCCGGTGCCCACCCAGATGGTGAGGGGGTGCTTGGGATCTACCGTCACGCAACCGATGGAAAAGGAGCCCTCCTTGTCGAATACGGGCGTGAAGGTCGTGCCAGAGTTCGTGGTCTTCCAGAGACCGCCGGAGGCGGCGGCCACGTAGTAGGTGCCGGGATGAGCCGCATCCACGGCTACGTCGACGATCCGCCCCGACGTGAGCGCGGGGCCGATCCCGCGGAGCTCGAGTCCGGCAAGGGCATCGGCGGTGAGGGGGTCTTTCTTGTCTTTCTCGGCCGGTTTCACGGGCTTCGCATCCCGGGAGGAAGCAGGAGCGGCGAGGGCGATTGCGATCAGGACGCCCAAGGCATTGAACGCTGGCATGAAGGGCTTTCTCATGCCGCTTCTTCTACGTCGGCGCGACCTCAAACGTCAACTGCCCAGGCTCCGGCTTGTCGATGGAAGGTGGGCCCGGCCTCCTGCCTCCTGAAAGCCGCGCCTGAAACATCCGGGCGCGGGCGAGCGCCAGAAGCACGTAAGTAGATGTGTGTCAATCCATTGCAGGCACGCCGACTAACAGCAGTGCCAAGGCCAAAAACGGGGCTGGCCCACGGGGTTGATAGAAATGTCCGCCCGCTGACCGCTCAGACGTCTAACCCGTGAAGCGGCGAACAAAAGGAGGAGTTGTCATGAGCGAGTTCATTTACCTTTACCGAAGCGGCGAGCAGGAGCACCGTCAGTCCATGGGGTCCCCGGAGCAAATACAGAAGACGATGCAGAAGTGGATGGCCTGGATGAAAGAGCTGGGGGATAAGGGCTACATCAAGGATCCCGGCCAGCCACTCGAACGCACCGGCAAGGTCGTAAAGGGAAAACAGAAGACCGTCACCGACGGCCCGTACGCGGAGACGAAGGATGTCGTCGGCGGTTACACGCTCGTGGAAGCGAAGGATCTTGCACAGGCGGTGGAGCTCTCCTACGGCTGCCCGATCCTCGAGAGCGGTGGTCTCGTCGAGGTGCGGCCCGTCCGGAAGATGTAGGACGCCACCCAGGGGACAGAAGACCCTCCTGCTGGCCGCTATGGCGGCCAGCAGGACGGGTCCGCGGCCGACGTTGAAGCGCGCCTCTAGGGTATCCTTGCCCTGTTCGGCGTCGGCGTCCTCGATGTGCACTCAGACCCTTTCGAAATGCGCCTCGCTTTCAGGACGAAGGTGTCGTGGAGCTGAGCGAGCATCTATTCCGGCACGAGGCGGCACGTATGGTCGCCGTTCTCACACGGATCTTCGGAATCCACAATCTAGGGCTGGCCGAGGACGTTGTTCAAGACGCCTTCTGCCGCGCCTTGGAGGTGTGGCCATTCCGCGGCCTGCCCGCGAACCCGTCCGCCTGGCTCATGACGACCGCCAAGAATCGGGCCCTCGACGTTCTCCGGCGGGATCGCACCCGGCGCACTTTTGCTCCCGAGCTCGGGCGGATGCTCGAGACGGAATGGACGCTGACCCCCGTCGTCGAGGAGCTCTTTGGAGCGCACGCGATCAAGGACGATCAACTGCGCATGATGTTCTCCTGTTGCCATCCCCGGCTGGGCGAGCCGGCCCAGGTCGCCCTGGTGCTCCACATCCTGTGCGGCTTCGGAGCGAGCGAGATCGCGAGTGCGTTCCTGAGCAGCGAGGCCGCAATCGAGAAGCGCATCGGGCGCGCGAAGAAAGTGCTAGCGAGATCGAAGAGGCTGTTCGACCTCACGAACCAAGCGGATCTGTCGGGCCGCCTATCCGCGGTCCAGCGGGCGCTCTACCTCCTCTTCAATGAGGGCTACCACGGTGCGTCAGCGGAGTCGGCGGTGCGGGTTGACCTCTGCCGGGAGGCGATGCGTCTGGGGGCGCTGCTCCGGGAGCACCCTCTGGCGTCGACGCCATCCACGTTCGCGCTCTCGGCCCTGATGTGCCTGCACGCGGCACGCCTGCCCGCGCGCGTCGACGGCTCCGGTGGCCTCACCTCGCTTTTCGACCAGGATCGATCGCTATGGGATGCGGGGCTCCTGGCCGAAGGCCAGAGGCTCCTTGAGACCTCGGCCTCGGGTCAGGAGCTGACGGAGTACCACGTGGAGGCCGCGATCGCGGCGGTTCACGCGAGGGCGCGCTGCTCGGAGGAGACAGCGTGGGGCCAGATCGTCTCTCTCTACGACACGCTGATGACGATTCGGCCATCACCGGTCGTGGCCCTTAATCGAGCCATCGCCGTCGCCGAGCACGAGGGCCCCGAGCGCGGGCTAGAGGAACTCAGCGCGATCAAAGACCGCGATCGCCTTGCCGCCTACCCGTTCTACCCCGCGGCGCTCGGGGAGCTCGAGTTTCGTCGCGGGAGGCACCGGATCGCCGGCGAGCACTTTAGAGCGGCGCTCGCGCTCGCCCGCAACTCCATGGAAAGCCGATTCCTGGAGCAGCGCGTGAACGCCTGCGAAGAGGGCGCTCCCGAGCACAGACGGTAGAAGACTTTCGCTCGTGGGCGCCCCCCGGCCGCCAAGAGGGATCTACCGCCCGTGCACTCTGGTGCTGCGGCTTCGTCGTGGGGCTGGGGCCTGATGCTTGGCGGTGGCTCATCTCCCGTAGATCTTCTTCCGGCAGTCGGGGCAGATGCCGTGGGAGAACTGAGCCTCGGAGCGATCCCGTACGTACACCTCCACCTGGCTCCAGTAGCCCTGGTCGTCTCGGATCTTCTTGCAGGAGGCGCAGATGGGAATGAGTCCCCGGAGGGTCTTGACGCTCGCCAAGGCCTCCTTGAGCTCGGCGATGATCCGCTCCCGCTCCGCGGCCATCTGCTTGCGTTCCGTCACATCATTGACGATCGCGAGGAGGGCCGGCCACTCTCCGAAGGCAATGGAGTGGGAGACGACTTCCACGTCGAATAGGCTGTGGTCCTTTCTCCGGTGAATCTCCGGACGCGGGATCCCCTGCCCGGTCGCGTCGTCGGCAGGCTCGGGGGGAGCCCCGGAGCTCGGGCTCGGAGAGCGGACGTCCTCTAGGGTCAACTCGAGGAGTTCGGGCCGGGAGTAACCGTACTCGCGCACCGCCGCCTCGTTGACAGCCAGGAAGCGGAGAGTCTCGCGGTCCGCCACCCACATGGGGAGCGGGCTCTGTTCGAAGAGGAGGCGATGCGTCTCCTCAGATTCGCGCAGGCTTTCCGCGGTCAGGCGGGCCTCCGTGACGTCCTGGGTCATGAGGAGCCCGGCATAGGCCTCTCCCGACTCGCCCCGCACGGGCACGAAGTGGACTTGGTAGATCCGGTTTGCGACAGGAAGGTCGAGCGTGCTGGACTGTCCCTCGAGGGTCGCCCGGTGGGCCGGCTCCAGGCGATCGGACACGTCGGCGGGGAAGAGCTCACGCAGGGTCTTGCCCTCGAGGCCATCCCGCGAGAGACCGAGCGCGGGTAGGCCGAGGCCCCCAGCCAGCGTGTACTTGAGGTCTTTGTTGAAGAGGGCAAAGGCACCGTTGGGGAAGTTGTCCGCGATGGTCTGGTGCAGGCTCTGTTCCCGCAGCACCTCGGCGAGGGCATCGCCGAGCCTCCGGTTGAAGTCTTCCACTTCCTGTCGCCGGCCCTCGTCCTGTTCCCGCAGAGTCTCCAGCCTCTGGAGGGTACGGAGGCGGACCCGCAATATGATCGCGGCGACCACGGCCGAGCCCACGAGGGCGAAGCCGGAGCGGACGCTGCCGGTCGGCAAGCCCAGCGATGCCATGAGGAGGGCCCAGCCCAGGAGGGACACGGCCGCGAACGAGCCGTACCACGGGAAGGACAGCATGAAGGAGCCGCCGCCGATCACGACCAGCATGAGCATCAGCGTTTCAAGCGGATCGGCGAGCAGGCGCAGGTGGACGAGGACGATGAGAACGAGGAGAAGCCCCCAAGTGAAGGCCACCGGGTGGGCCCAACGGTCGGGAAGGGGCCGTCGACCCAGCGCGAATCGGAAACCAGCAAAGAGGGCCGCGGAGCCGGCGTCGATCGCGGCGAGGAGGCTGGAGGCCCTGCCGGGTAAGAGGTAGTGACCGAAGGCCAGAAGGCCCTGGAGGATGGCGACGCCGGCGGCGAGGGGTGCCAGGGCGTCCCGCACCACCCGGTTACGCGCGGCTTCTAGCGCCTTGTCTGTCACAAGTTAGACCAGATCGCCAAACTCTGCCCCTTCTCGCTTTGAGGCTCTTGGTGGATCTTACTCAGAGTCGTTCGTCCTGTCAGCCAAGCCTAGGCGACGCGATCTCACCAATCGGCGGTACCTCACTTGCAAAATTGATTGGTCGAATTGCTTGTGCTAGCCTCCCGCGCCAAGAAGCCAGTCCCTATGGACAGTCCAGCGCCCCCCCCGCCCCGCATCCACTTGGGTGTTTTTGGGGATGGATTTGGACGTAGGTGAGGTTCGTAAATCCAGAATCAAGCTCAAGTTGTAAGAACAGTCCTTTCGGGGCCCGGTCGAAGTCGTCACGCGGGCGAAGCTTCACCAGGAGTGGCCTGGAACTTCCTTGGCGGTCCAGGCGTACGAATCCGTGTGCGAATTCTGCAAATTCCAAGGGACAAGCGCCTCTTGTGGCCCACGTGATGCGCCGACGGGGCTGAGGAGGCCCTTGGCGCATGGCGACCATCGTACGAAAAAAGTGCCTCGAACATGAAACTGCTCCGGGAGTTCGCGGACGGGCTCCGGGAGCCTTCTCGGAAGGAGTGAGCGATGGGCGAGAACCTTCGCCTGATGCGGTTCTATTTCTGGCTTCTGGGGCTGTTTACCGTCGGCCGCTGGGCCTTGGGCTTCGCGGGCGTCGAGTACGACAAAGCACATCAGGTTTTCAGCATAGTGACTCTCGCCGCGATCGCATCCGCCCACCACGCTGCGTTCGCGCGGGCATTTCAGGGCTATAGCATCGGCCGAGCCATCGGCCTGGGCGCGATGATCGGCGTGGTTTCGCAGCTCGTGATCTTCGTCTCAACCTTCCTGTCCTACGCCCTCGGGCTGCACACCTTCTTCAACGCGCCCCGGGCCCTCAACTCGACGCAAGAGGTGAGCTTCGGAGCGGCCATGGCCTCCCGATCGATAACGTTTGTGGTCAACACCATCATCAACTCGATCGCCGCGGCGATCGGCTGGGCGATGGGCGGAGCGCTCCCACACCGCAAGCCCTGAGGTTCTCTTCACCTTCGTTCTGGAGGGAGGGCGATCGTCGTCACTGGACTGCCGCCTCCCGACCGTAACCGAGGGCCCGTGTCCGTCGCTGGAGCACTTGTGAAGCTGGACGTGGACATAGACGAATATCTCGAAAGCCCGCCCCCGGAGGTGTGGAAGGCTCTCACGGACCCGGTTCTGCTCGCCCGCTGGCTCATGCCCAACGACTTTGAGGCGCAGGTGGGCAAGCGCTTCACCTTCGCGCCCGATTGCCCGACCTCCTGGGAGGGGAGTGTCGCCTGCGAGGTGCTCGAGCTTGTACCCGTCCGGCGTATGGTCTGGAGCTGGCAGACGAAGGGCATGGAGCACCCGACGCGCGTGATCTTCGAGCTGAGCGCGAGCGGGACGGGCACGCGCCTTCGCCTTCGTCACACGGGCGAGGCCGACGAGCCCATCGTGCGGGACCTCAAGGGTGGCTGGCCGGGGAAAGTGGCGAGTTTGAAGGATCTTGCTATTTAAGTAGACACTACACTATAATCAATATCGTGCTCGAGCCTCGCCAGGAGGTCTTTCATGCGGTCGTCGATCCAAATCGGCGACGGCTTCTGCACTTCCTCACGGCAGGCGAGCGCCCGGTGCAGGAACTCGTCGACCGGTTCGAACTCTCGTTTTCGGCCATCTCCCAGCACCTGAAGGTCTTGCGGAAGGCGGGCTTGGTGGGCCGGCGACGCCAGGGCAGGAGCCAGCTTTACAGCCTGAGGCCGGAGCCCCTGAAGGATCTCCACGATTGGACGGAGATCTATCAGAGCGCCTGGCGCGAGCATCTGGGTCGGCTCCGCTCTCTCTTGGAGGAAAAAGGCCGAGGCGGTGGGTCACCAGACACTTAAGTAGGTGCTGTAATACATAATATCTGATTCGGGGGCAGAGGTGATGCC
Proteins encoded in this region:
- a CDS encoding PAS domain S-box protein, whose protein sequence is MTDKALEAARNRVVRDALAPLAAGVAILQGLLAFGHYLLPGRASSLLAAIDAGSAALFAGFRFALGRRPLPDRWAHPVAFTWGLLLVLIVLVHLRLLADPLETLMLMLVVIGGGSFMLSFPWYGSFAAVSLLGWALLMASLGLPTGSVRSGFALVGSAVVAAIILRVRLRTLQRLETLREQDEGRRQEVEDFNRRLGDALAEVLREQSLHQTIADNFPNGAFALFNKDLKYTLAGGLGLPALGLSRDGLEGKTLRELFPADVSDRLEPAHRATLEGQSSTLDLPVANRIYQVHFVPVRGESGEAYAGLLMTQDVTEARLTAESLRESEETHRLLFEQSPLPMWVADRETLRFLAVNEAAVREYGYSRPELLELTLEDVRSPSPSSGAPPEPADDATGQGIPRPEIHRRKDHSLFDVEVVSHSIAFGEWPALLAIVNDVTERKQMAAERERIIAELKEALASVKTLRGLIPICASCKKIRDDQGYWSQVEVYVRDRSEAQFSHGICPDCRKKIYGR
- a CDS encoding glycosyl hydrolase; this translates as MRKPFMPAFNALGVLIAIALAAPASSRDAKPVKPAEKDKKDPLTADALAGLELRGIGPALTSGRIVDVAVDAAHPGTYYVAAASGGLWKTTNSGTTFTPVFDKEGSFSIGCVTVDPKHPLTIWVGTGENNSQRSVGYGDGVYRSLDGGKKWENLGLKASEHTSKILIDPRDSQTVYVAAQGPLWAPGGDRGLYKTTDGGKTWKAVLKISENTGVNDVLMDPRDPDVLYASAYQRRRHVWTLIDGGPESGIYKSVDAGANWRKLENGLPKTDMGRIGLAISPARPDVIYAIVEASDKAGGFHRSTDGGANWEKMSDHGASSPQYYNRIFADPKKVDRVYSVDVWIQVTEDGGKTFKKLGERAKHVDNHTLWINPENTDYILAGCDGGLYETFDRGATWSFKANLPITQFYRVALDNAQPFYSVYGGTQDNFTLGGPSRTSTAHGILNSDWFVALGGDGFKPQVDPDDPNVVYAESQNGGLARFDRRTGERLDIRPQPAPGEPPLRLNWDAPLIISPHSHTRIYFAAQRLFRSDDRGESWRPVSGDLTRQIDRNKLKVMGRVWSADAVAKNASTSFYGNLVSLTESPKKEGLLYVGSDDGLIQVTDDAGGTWRRIERILGVPEDTYVSDLQASRHDTDTVYAAFDNHKKGDFKPYLLKSADRGKTWTSISGDLPERGTVYTVAEDHQKPDLLFAGTEFGLYVTVDGGKRWVRLKGNLPTIAVRHLEIQRRENDLVLATFGRGFYILDDYTPLRALSAEMLGREASLFPVKRALMYIPSTPLGLKDKSFMGDSFYSAANPPFGAVLTYYLKDELKTRKKARRAEEKKVEEKGGDVFYPSWDELRAEDREEEPAIILTVTDEAGAVVRRITGPVTAGFHRVAWDLRYPAASPTELKPPEDENPFLDPKQGPLVLPGSYTVSMAKRVGGTLTPLGQPQTFTAEPLWSSALTGPDRVALQAFLKKAAQLQRSVLGSAEAAKEAQKRLDYLKLALLDTPGADPKLAEEARALEGRLKDLSVALSGDTVVQKYNEPTSPSIEDRVQGIVSAYWGTTSAPTATHRRAYEIASGEFTDVLGKLRVLLEKDLSSLEARADKAGAPWTPGRIPTWSPE
- a CDS encoding DUF6596 domain-containing protein, coding for MELSEHLFRHEAARMVAVLTRIFGIHNLGLAEDVVQDAFCRALEVWPFRGLPANPSAWLMTTAKNRALDVLRRDRTRRTFAPELGRMLETEWTLTPVVEELFGAHAIKDDQLRMMFSCCHPRLGEPAQVALVLHILCGFGASEIASAFLSSEAAIEKRIGRAKKVLARSKRLFDLTNQADLSGRLSAVQRALYLLFNEGYHGASAESAVRVDLCREAMRLGALLREHPLASTPSTFALSALMCLHAARLPARVDGSGGLTSLFDQDRSLWDAGLLAEGQRLLETSASGQELTEYHVEAAIAAVHARARCSEETAWGQIVSLYDTLMTIRPSPVVALNRAIAVAEHEGPERGLEELSAIKDRDRLAAYPFYPAALGELEFRRGRHRIAGEHFRAALALARNSMESRFLEQRVNACEEGAPEHRR
- a CDS encoding SRPBCC domain-containing protein — its product is MKLDVDIDEYLESPPPEVWKALTDPVLLARWLMPNDFEAQVGKRFTFAPDCPTSWEGSVACEVLELVPVRRMVWSWQTKGMEHPTRVIFELSASGTGTRLRLRHTGEADEPIVRDLKGGWPGKVASLKDLAI
- a CDS encoding metalloregulator ArsR/SmtB family transcription factor; the encoded protein is MLEPRQEVFHAVVDPNRRRLLHFLTAGERPVQELVDRFELSFSAISQHLKVLRKAGLVGRRRQGRSQLYSLRPEPLKDLHDWTEIYQSAWREHLGRLRSLLEEKGRGGGSPDT
- a CDS encoding YciI family protein yields the protein MSEFIYLYRSGEQEHRQSMGSPEQIQKTMQKWMAWMKELGDKGYIKDPGQPLERTGKVVKGKQKTVTDGPYAETKDVVGGYTLVEAKDLAQAVELSYGCPILESGGLVEVRPVRKM